The Rhodoferax sediminis genome has a segment encoding these proteins:
- a CDS encoding ABC transporter ATP-binding protein gives MSATAPLIRLRGITKVYGEGATELRALKGVNLEIEAGDFVAIMGPSGSGKSTAMNTLGGLDTPTAGEYLFQGVHVETLTRDQRARLRRRFFGFVFQGFNLLPRTSAQENVELPLLYRGESAAARHTAAARALDAVGLKGWEHHMPSELSGGQQQRVAIARAIVTEPAVLLADEPTGNLDTQRSREIMELLWRLNVDKGITVLMVTHESDMAAYARRIVRFVDGMVASDTGNEHPAGLHEDQAQVHATPVMEAR, from the coding sequence ATGAGCGCTACCGCACCCCTGATCCGCCTGCGCGGCATCACCAAGGTCTATGGCGAGGGTGCCACGGAACTGCGGGCCCTCAAGGGTGTGAACCTGGAGATCGAGGCCGGCGATTTCGTCGCCATCATGGGGCCCAGCGGCTCGGGCAAGTCCACTGCCATGAACACGCTGGGTGGCCTGGATACGCCGACGGCGGGCGAGTACCTGTTCCAGGGCGTGCATGTGGAAACGCTCACACGCGACCAGCGCGCGCGGCTGCGGCGGCGTTTTTTCGGCTTCGTTTTTCAGGGCTTCAACCTGCTGCCGCGCACCTCGGCCCAGGAGAACGTGGAGCTGCCGCTGCTCTACCGCGGCGAGTCGGCGGCCGCGCGCCACACTGCCGCCGCCCGCGCGCTGGACGCCGTGGGCCTGAAGGGCTGGGAACACCACATGCCGTCCGAGCTGTCGGGCGGCCAGCAGCAGCGCGTGGCGATTGCGCGCGCCATCGTCACCGAACCCGCCGTGCTGCTGGCCGACGAGCCCACCGGCAACCTGGACACCCAGCGCAGCCGCGAAATCATGGAGCTGCTGTGGCGGCTCAACGTCGACAAGGGCATCACGGTGCTGATGGTGACGCACGAGAGCGACATGGCCGCCTATGCCAGGCGCATCGTGCGCTTTGTCGACGGCATGGTCGCCAGCGACACCGGCAACGAGCACCCGGCCGGCCTGCATGAAGACCAGGCGCAGGTCCATGCCACGCCCGTGATGGAGGCCCGCTGA
- a CDS encoding ABC transporter permease, translated as MLLNTLLLALRSIRRNLLRSFLTILGIVIGVSAVITMVTLGNGATLAVQNQISGLGTNLLQLRPGQRLGPGTGGASAPAFKQEDADAIATQIGGVAKAAPEARTGTTVVANGLNWNSSIIGSTNDWLATGNWKLADGRVFSDDELRAGAAVCLIGETVRRQLFGARPAVGERIRVKQISCEVVGQLASKGQGAFGNDQDDLVLMPIRTLQRRITGNTLVNSLLVSMQDGSDAERLKASLTQLMRERRKLADTDENNFNVLDTKQLADTLSGTTKVMTMLLGAVAAVSLLVGGIGIMNIMLVSVTERTREIGLRLAIGAMEREVLLQFLIEAVVLAGLGGLIGIVLATGASLLLSSVMQVPYLFNPGVNLLSFLFSAGIGVLFGYFPARRAARLDPIEALRHE; from the coding sequence ATGCTGCTCAACACCCTGCTGCTGGCGCTGCGCTCGATACGGCGCAACCTGCTGCGCTCCTTCCTGACCATCCTGGGCATCGTGATCGGCGTCAGCGCCGTGATCACCATGGTGACGCTTGGCAACGGCGCCACGCTGGCGGTGCAGAACCAGATATCGGGCCTGGGCACCAACCTGCTGCAGCTGCGTCCCGGCCAGCGCCTGGGCCCGGGCACTGGCGGCGCTTCCGCGCCGGCCTTCAAGCAGGAGGATGCAGACGCCATCGCCACCCAGATAGGCGGCGTGGCCAAGGCCGCCCCCGAGGCCCGCACCGGCACCACCGTGGTGGCCAATGGCCTGAACTGGAACAGCAGCATCATCGGCAGCACCAACGACTGGCTGGCCACCGGCAACTGGAAGCTGGCCGACGGCCGGGTGTTTTCCGACGACGAACTGCGCGCCGGCGCGGCCGTCTGCCTGATCGGCGAAACCGTGCGGCGCCAGCTCTTTGGCGCGCGCCCCGCCGTCGGCGAGCGGATCCGCGTGAAGCAGATTTCCTGCGAGGTGGTGGGCCAGCTGGCCTCCAAGGGCCAGGGCGCCTTCGGCAACGACCAGGACGACCTGGTGCTGATGCCGATCCGCACGCTGCAGCGCCGCATCACCGGCAACACCCTGGTCAATTCGCTGCTGGTGTCCATGCAGGACGGCAGCGACGCCGAGCGCCTGAAGGCCAGCCTGACCCAGCTGATGCGCGAGCGCCGCAAGCTGGCCGACACCGACGAGAACAACTTCAATGTGCTCGACACCAAGCAGCTGGCCGACACGCTCTCGGGCACCACCAAGGTGATGACCATGCTGCTGGGCGCGGTGGCGGCGGTGAGCCTGCTGGTGGGCGGCATAGGCATCATGAACATCATGCTGGTCAGCGTGACCGAGCGCACCCGCGAGATCGGCCTGCGCCTGGCGATCGGCGCGATGGAGCGCGAGGTGCTGCTGCAGTTTTTGATAGAAGCGGTCGTGCTGGCCGGCCTGGGTGGGCTCATCGGCATCGTGCTGGCCACCGGCGCCTCGCTGTTGCTGTCCAGCGTGATGCAGGTTCCCTACCTGTTTAACCCGGGCGTGAACCTGCTGTCATTCCTGTTTTCTGCCGGCATTGGCGTGCTGTTCGGCTACTTCCCGGCACGGCGCGCGGCGCGCCTGGACCCGATAGAGGCCTTGCGGCACGAGTGA
- a CDS encoding cation-translocating P-type ATPase, translated as MHKATQPSPGSRLQRGRTAPPPQGLSAAEAAHRLACEGPNMLPGSAPKSITAIVREVVTEPMFLMLLAAGGIYLALGDPAEALFLLGFVFVVIGMTATQERKTQRALESLRDLSAPRALVIRDGQEQRIAGRDVVRGDVLVLHEGDRIAADAWLLEGRLEVDESLLTGESAPVAKSPDNAAHEAAMVAARSATRPAQGEAATAGAGTVHEVASVGALFASTLVIRGIGLAEVSATAAHTAVGRIGADLAATEETPSALQQASRKLVRRLGVGALLLAGVQVVLGWWWDGRPLLESLLAGIALAMAILPQEIPVILTIFLALGAWRISKQKVLTRRASAVEALGAITVLAVDKTGTLTVNRMELAELIASDAHFIPDQATELPEDFHLLAEFAMLATPGDPFDPMEKAIQRFGHQWLAGTEHVHDGREPEFEYALSGEILAMTRVFASSEPAQHLLATKGAPEAVADLCHLDAARQGAIRQQVEAMAERGLRVLGVARGRWSGAPAAPGFDPPWPQSQHDFDFEFLGLIALADPPRPEVPAALAECRRAGVRVVMMTGDHPATARAIAQQVGLSERPDIVTGAELEALDDAALRQRLQHVDLCARLKPHHKLRLVQLLRASGEVVAMTGDGVNDAPALKAADVGIAMGERGTDVAREAAALVLLDDSFARIVAAIRQGRRIDDNIRKATRFVFAVHVPIIALALVPTLLHWPVLLLPVHIVLLELLIDPACSIVFEAEPEADGLMERPPRPVADSPFAAAPLLQSVLQGLGMAAVLLAGQAWLVAQGWSAAQGRCVVFSTLILGVMLLIWANRDLSRPIWHGVTDRNPWLWRMAAAMVLLLAAILGLPWLRQVMGLALPGAGGLAAGAGLLAACVVWLELVRLVGGNKQRTFAGA; from the coding sequence TTGCACAAGGCAACTCAACCATCGCCCGGCTCCCGCCTGCAGCGCGGTCGCACGGCGCCGCCCCCGCAGGGCCTGAGCGCCGCAGAAGCCGCGCACCGCCTGGCTTGTGAGGGCCCCAACATGCTGCCCGGCAGCGCGCCCAAATCGATCACTGCCATCGTGCGCGAGGTGGTCACCGAACCGATGTTCCTGATGCTGCTGGCCGCTGGCGGCATCTACCTGGCTCTGGGAGACCCGGCGGAGGCATTGTTTCTGCTGGGCTTCGTGTTCGTCGTCATCGGCATGACCGCGACCCAGGAGCGCAAGACGCAGCGGGCGCTCGAATCACTGCGCGACCTGTCAGCGCCGCGCGCACTGGTGATTCGCGATGGACAGGAGCAACGCATCGCCGGGCGCGACGTGGTGCGCGGCGATGTGCTGGTACTGCACGAGGGCGACCGCATCGCCGCCGATGCCTGGCTGTTGGAGGGCCGGCTGGAAGTGGACGAATCGTTGTTGACCGGCGAGTCAGCGCCGGTCGCCAAATCGCCCGACAACGCGGCACACGAAGCGGCCATGGTGGCGGCCCGCTCCGCCACCAGACCGGCCCAGGGCGAAGCTGCCACTGCGGGCGCCGGCACCGTACACGAAGTGGCAAGCGTGGGGGCACTGTTCGCGAGCACCCTCGTCATCCGGGGCATTGGCCTGGCCGAAGTGAGTGCCACCGCGGCCCACACCGCCGTGGGCCGCATCGGCGCCGACCTGGCTGCCACCGAAGAAACACCCTCGGCACTGCAGCAGGCCTCGCGCAAGCTGGTGCGCCGGCTCGGCGTGGGCGCGCTCCTGCTGGCCGGCGTGCAGGTGGTTCTGGGCTGGTGGTGGGACGGCCGGCCACTGCTGGAGAGCCTGCTGGCGGGCATCGCGCTGGCCATGGCCATCCTGCCGCAAGAAATTCCGGTCATCCTCACCATCTTCCTGGCGCTGGGCGCCTGGCGCATCTCGAAACAGAAAGTGCTGACCCGGCGCGCCTCGGCGGTCGAGGCGCTGGGTGCCATCACCGTGCTGGCCGTGGACAAGACTGGCACCCTAACCGTCAACCGCATGGAGCTGGCCGAGCTGATCGCCAGCGACGCGCACTTCATCCCGGACCAGGCCACCGAACTGCCGGAGGACTTTCACCTGCTGGCCGAGTTCGCCATGCTGGCAACGCCAGGCGACCCGTTCGATCCCATGGAAAAAGCCATCCAGCGCTTTGGCCACCAGTGGCTGGCAGGCACCGAACATGTGCACGACGGGCGTGAGCCGGAATTCGAGTACGCGCTCTCGGGCGAGATCCTGGCCATGACGCGCGTGTTTGCGAGCAGCGAACCGGCGCAGCACCTGCTCGCCACCAAGGGCGCGCCCGAGGCCGTGGCCGACCTGTGCCACCTCGATGCCGCGCGACAGGGCGCCATCCGCCAGCAGGTCGAGGCCATGGCCGAACGCGGACTGCGCGTGCTCGGCGTGGCGCGCGGGCGCTGGAGCGGCGCGCCCGCGGCGCCGGGCTTTGATCCGCCCTGGCCGCAAAGCCAGCATGACTTCGACTTCGAGTTCCTCGGCCTGATCGCGCTGGCCGACCCGCCGCGCCCCGAAGTGCCCGCCGCCCTGGCCGAATGCCGGCGCGCCGGCGTGCGCGTGGTCATGATGACCGGCGACCACCCGGCCACGGCGCGCGCCATCGCGCAGCAGGTGGGCCTGTCGGAGCGACCCGACATCGTCACCGGCGCCGAGCTGGAGGCGCTGGACGATGCCGCCCTGCGCCAGCGCCTGCAGCATGTGGACCTGTGCGCGCGCCTCAAGCCCCATCACAAGCTGCGTCTGGTGCAGCTACTGCGCGCATCGGGCGAGGTGGTGGCCATGACCGGCGACGGCGTCAACGACGCACCGGCGCTCAAGGCCGCCGATGTGGGCATCGCCATGGGCGAGCGCGGCACCGATGTGGCGCGCGAGGCCGCTGCGCTGGTGCTGCTGGACGACAGCTTTGCGCGCATCGTGGCGGCCATCCGCCAGGGCCGGCGCATCGACGACAACATCCGCAAGGCCACGCGCTTTGTCTTTGCCGTGCACGTTCCCATCATCGCGCTGGCGCTGGTGCCCACCTTGCTGCACTGGCCGGTGCTGCTGCTGCCGGTGCACATCGTGCTGCTGGAGCTGCTGATCGACCCGGCCTGCTCTATCGTCTTCGAGGCCGAACCCGAGGCCGACGGGCTGATGGAGCGCCCGCCTCGACCAGTGGCCGACTCTCCCTTTGCCGCCGCCCCGCTGCTGCAATCGGTGCTGCAGGGGCTGGGCATGGCCGCGGTGCTGCTGGCCGGCCAGGCCTGGCTGGTGGCACAAGGCTGGAGTGCTGCGCAGGGCCGCTGCGTAGTGTTCAGCACGCTGATCCTGGGCGTGATGCTGTTGATATGGGCCAACCGCGACCTCTCGCGCCCCATCTGGCATGGGGTCACCGACCGCAACCCATGGCTCTGGCGCATGGCTGCCGCCATGGTCCTGCTGCTGGCAGCGATATTGGGCCTGCCCTGGCTGCGCCAAGTCATGGGCCTGGCACTGCCCGGTGCCGGCGGGCTGGCCGCGGGAGCCGGCCTGCTGGCGGCATGCGTCGTGTGGCTCGAACTGGTGCGGCTGGTCGGCGGGAACAAGCAGCGCACATTTGCTGGCGCGTGA
- a CDS encoding universal stress protein, which produces MYQRILVATDGSTLSKKAVSSAIELAGLVGAELVALKVVPRYPHSYFDGSVPLSPQEMARVEKQWSEHGQAVVDAVKTTALAKGVAVRAVTSKSDLVAEAVIAAAKKYKCDLIVMASHGRRGIKRLLLGSETQHVLTHSHIPVLVLR; this is translated from the coding sequence ATGTACCAACGCATTCTTGTCGCGACCGACGGTTCTACGCTGTCGAAAAAGGCGGTCTCCAGCGCCATCGAACTGGCCGGGCTCGTGGGCGCCGAACTGGTGGCCCTGAAGGTGGTGCCGCGCTACCCGCACAGCTATTTCGACGGCTCGGTGCCACTCAGTCCGCAGGAAATGGCGCGCGTTGAAAAGCAGTGGTCCGAGCACGGCCAGGCCGTGGTGGATGCGGTCAAGACCACGGCACTGGCCAAAGGGGTGGCCGTGCGGGCCGTGACGTCCAAGTCCGACCTGGTGGCCGAGGCCGTGATTGCTGCCGCGAAAAAATACAAGTGCGATTTGATCGTGATGGCCTCGCATGGCCGGCGCGGCATCAAGCGCCTGCTGCTGGGCAGCGAGACGCAACACGTGTTGACGCACTCGCATATTCCGGTGCTCGTGCTGCGCTGA
- a CDS encoding ArsR/SmtB family transcription factor — MNTEPDLARIAAAVGDPRRIQMLVLLMEGRALTAKELALGAGIEPATATSHLKRLLDDGLVACTSQGRHKYFRLAGEQVAELIETLMRVAPQRKAQARAGATEPIRQARYCYDHLAGSLGTGLLAMMLKKHWLVPQAGADAKMLEVSARGVKSLSALGIDIEEAQSRRRQFACRCLDWSQRQDHLGGALGAVLAERFRALHWIERKKHSRVVQITPAGAGELQRIGLQLERPQ; from the coding sequence ATGAATACAGAACCCGACCTCGCCCGGATCGCCGCCGCCGTGGGCGACCCGCGCCGCATCCAGATGCTGGTGTTGCTGATGGAAGGCCGCGCGCTCACGGCCAAGGAGCTCGCGCTGGGCGCGGGCATCGAGCCGGCCACGGCCACCTCTCACCTCAAGCGCCTGCTGGACGACGGCCTGGTGGCCTGCACTTCGCAGGGGCGGCACAAGTATTTCCGGCTTGCCGGCGAACAGGTCGCCGAACTGATCGAGACGCTGATGCGTGTGGCGCCGCAGCGCAAAGCCCAGGCACGGGCCGGCGCCACGGAACCGATCCGCCAGGCGCGCTACTGCTACGACCACCTTGCGGGCAGCCTGGGCACCGGTTTGCTGGCGATGATGCTGAAGAAGCACTGGCTGGTGCCGCAAGCCGGCGCCGATGCGAAGATGCTCGAGGTCTCGGCCAGGGGCGTCAAGTCGCTCTCGGCGCTGGGAATCGATATTGAAGAGGCGCAAAGCCGCCGCCGGCAATTCGCCTGCCGCTGCCTGGACTGGTCGCAGCGGCAGGACCACCTCGGTGGTGCGCTGGGTGCAGTGCTGGCCGAGCGGTTCAGGGCGCTGCACTGGATCGAGCGCAAGAAGCACAGCCGCGTGGTGCAGATCACGCCGGCCGGTGCCGGCGAACTGCAACGGATCGGCCTGCAACTCGAACGCCCGCAGTGA
- a CDS encoding DUF190 domain-containing protein, translating into MQGVYLKFYVQENQRHRGILAYEWLLEEAKKTGIRGGSAFRAIAGFGRHGRMHEQHFFELAGDLFVEVGFALKEEDAQNFLAHLASEELKLFYIKIPVDMGIVGNGS; encoded by the coding sequence ATGCAAGGCGTCTACCTCAAGTTTTACGTGCAGGAAAACCAGCGCCATCGAGGCATCCTTGCCTACGAATGGTTGCTCGAGGAAGCAAAAAAAACGGGCATCCGCGGCGGTTCGGCGTTTCGCGCCATCGCCGGCTTCGGTCGCCACGGCCGGATGCACGAGCAGCACTTCTTCGAGCTGGCCGGAGACCTTTTCGTGGAGGTCGGTTTCGCACTCAAGGAAGAAGATGCGCAAAACTTTCTCGCGCATCTTGCCAGTGAGGAGCTCAAGCTGTTCTACATCAAAATCCCCGTCGATATGGGCATTGTCGGGAACGGATCGTGA
- the crcB gene encoding fluoride efflux transporter CrcB, with protein MSGFSFLAIFGGAGCGALLRWQLGAWLNPVFPTIPLGTLAANLIGGLLVGVANSFLTHYSELAPEWRLLIITGFMGGLTTFSTFSLEAVTLIGRQEYAWALGAMGMHLFGSLALTAIGILIVNAVVRI; from the coding sequence ATGAGCGGCTTTTCCTTTCTCGCGATTTTCGGCGGCGCCGGCTGTGGCGCCTTGCTGCGCTGGCAACTCGGCGCCTGGCTGAACCCGGTCTTTCCCACGATTCCCCTGGGCACGCTGGCCGCAAATCTCATTGGCGGGCTGCTGGTCGGAGTGGCCAATTCGTTTCTCACCCACTACAGCGAACTGGCCCCCGAATGGCGGCTGCTAATCATCACGGGCTTCATGGGCGGCCTGACGACGTTCTCCACTTTCTCGCTGGAGGCCGTCACGCTGATCGGCCGGCAGGAATATGCGTGGGCGCTGGGTGCCATGGGCATGCACCTGTTCGGCTCTCTCGCACTCACGGCGATCGGCATCCTGATCGTCAATGCCGTCGTCAGAATCTAG
- a CDS encoding cell division protein ZapA: protein MKQLEVQIMGQSYLLGCPEGGESSLLDAVERVDSAMCKIRDAGKVRARDRIAVLAALNLASEFSQQSAAALQASASATPGTTSPGVESAGADPRLDALIERLDSALSVDGQLL, encoded by the coding sequence ATGAAGCAACTCGAAGTGCAGATCATGGGGCAAAGCTACCTGCTGGGCTGCCCCGAAGGCGGCGAGTCGAGCCTGCTCGATGCCGTGGAACGCGTCGACTCCGCCATGTGCAAGATTCGCGATGCAGGCAAGGTCAGGGCGCGCGACCGCATTGCCGTGCTGGCGGCGCTGAACCTGGCCTCCGAATTCTCGCAGCAAAGCGCCGCGGCACTACAGGCATCGGCCAGCGCCACGCCAGGCACGACCTCGCCTGGAGTTGAAAGCGCCGGCGCGGACCCCCGGCTGGACGCCCTGATCGAGCGGCTGGACAGCGCCCTGTCGGTCGACGGTCAACTGCTCTGA
- a CDS encoding cell division protein ZapB, which yields MANPTPIDQIAERVERLLMRYGELQRTNALLTEQVDTLTRERDSLKSRLSAARARVDALLERLPESGAGTTQKDAG from the coding sequence ATGGCAAATCCGACCCCCATCGATCAGATTGCAGAGCGCGTCGAGCGCCTGCTCATGCGTTACGGCGAACTGCAGCGCACGAATGCCTTGCTCACCGAACAAGTGGACACCCTCACGCGCGAGCGCGACTCCCTGAAGTCGCGCCTGAGCGCGGCGCGCGCGCGCGTCGATGCGCTGCTCGAGCGCCTGCCGGAATCGGGCGCGGGCACGACCCAAAAGGATGCCGGATGA
- a CDS encoding TonB-dependent receptor domain-containing protein encodes MKTCLSRARLAVLPLALSAAIPVLAQNQSSSSLQETVVTATRVAQPLADLVADVTIIDHDIIERSGATGVADVLARVPGIEISRSGNVGSPTSVFLRGAESRFTAVFIDGVRVDSQSTGGAGWEAIPLAQIDRIEVLRGPAAAVYGSDAIGGVIQLFTRKGEGAFSPSIGIGFGTYNTRKVDASLSGASGAFDYSLGLARETSTGFDSQTGTPHNPDNDGYRSESGNARLGLQINKTQRVDVTALASDVNSQFDAFGFNPSSPVDDHSRHKLDAIGLNWLSQWSDVYSTKLSVTDSRDHYETTPSPYLAETHLRGYLFQNELRLGEHLLTAALERKEDHLDNAPIDADRSQNALALGYGWTHRRHTLQLNVRRDQDSAFGGRTTGSAAYGFALTPQWRATASAGTAFRAPTLYQLFSQYGVPTLQPETSRNMELGVRYAQGAASFSVVAYRNRVANLISFAAPGPCASPFGCYTNTAQAEYSGVTFSGGQQFGLVNVHASLDLQDPRDLSTGNLLARRARQHGTLGADTHFAAWTVGAEAQFSGRRYEDAANMQPLGGYALVGLYASTHLSKDWTLLARVDNLADKNYQLANTFTTAGRTFYASLRWAPQ; translated from the coding sequence ATGAAAACCTGTCTTTCCCGTGCGCGCCTTGCCGTGCTGCCGCTGGCGTTGAGTGCCGCGATTCCCGTGCTGGCGCAAAACCAGTCTTCCTCTTCGCTACAGGAAACCGTGGTGACGGCGACGCGCGTGGCGCAACCGCTGGCCGACCTGGTGGCCGATGTCACGATCATCGACCACGACATCATTGAGCGCAGCGGCGCCACCGGCGTGGCCGATGTGCTGGCCCGCGTGCCGGGCATCGAGATCAGCCGCTCGGGCAATGTCGGCTCTCCTACGAGTGTGTTTCTGCGCGGCGCGGAATCGCGCTTTACGGCGGTGTTTATCGATGGCGTGCGCGTCGATTCTCAGTCCACCGGCGGCGCCGGCTGGGAGGCCATTCCGCTGGCCCAGATCGACCGCATCGAGGTGCTGCGCGGCCCGGCGGCTGCGGTGTATGGCTCCGACGCGATCGGCGGCGTAATTCAGCTGTTCACCCGCAAGGGAGAAGGCGCGTTCTCACCGTCGATCGGCATCGGATTCGGCACTTACAACACCAGGAAGGTCGATGCTTCGCTCAGCGGCGCCAGCGGGGCGTTCGATTACTCGCTCGGACTCGCCAGGGAAACCAGCACGGGTTTTGACTCGCAAACGGGCACGCCCCACAACCCGGACAACGACGGCTATCGCAGCGAGTCGGGGAACGCCAGGCTCGGCCTGCAGATCAACAAGACGCAGCGTGTGGACGTTACGGCGCTGGCGAGCGACGTGAATTCGCAATTCGATGCTTTTGGCTTCAACCCATCGAGCCCGGTGGACGACCACAGCCGGCACAAGCTGGACGCCATCGGCCTGAACTGGCTGTCGCAGTGGAGCGATGTGTACAGCACCAAACTGAGCGTGACCGATTCGCGTGATCATTACGAAACTACGCCGTCGCCCTACCTGGCCGAAACCCATTTGCGCGGCTATCTGTTCCAGAACGAGTTGCGGCTGGGCGAGCACCTGCTGACCGCGGCGCTGGAGCGCAAGGAGGACCACCTGGACAATGCCCCGATCGACGCCGATCGCTCGCAGAACGCGCTGGCGTTGGGCTACGGCTGGACGCACCGGCGGCACACGCTGCAGCTCAATGTGCGCCGCGACCAGGACAGCGCATTTGGCGGACGCACGACCGGCAGCGCCGCCTACGGTTTTGCCCTCACACCGCAATGGCGTGCCACCGCCTCGGCCGGCACGGCGTTCCGCGCGCCGACGCTGTACCAGCTGTTCAGCCAGTATGGCGTGCCGACCCTGCAGCCCGAAACCAGCCGCAACATGGAGCTCGGCGTGCGCTACGCGCAAGGCGCCGCCAGTTTCAGCGTCGTGGCGTACCGCAACCGGGTTGCCAATCTGATCAGCTTCGCGGCGCCCGGACCCTGTGCGTCCCCGTTCGGCTGTTACACCAACACCGCACAAGCCGAGTACTCGGGCGTGACGTTCTCGGGTGGCCAGCAATTCGGTTTGGTGAATGTTCATGCGTCGCTGGATCTGCAGGATCCGCGCGATCTGAGCACGGGCAATCTGTTGGCGCGGCGCGCGCGCCAGCACGGCACCCTGGGCGCCGATACCCATTTCGCCGCGTGGACCGTGGGCGCCGAAGCCCAGTTCTCCGGCCGGCGCTATGAAGATGCCGCCAACATGCAGCCCCTGGGCGGCTACGCCCTGGTCGGCCTGTACGCCAGCACCCACCTGAGCAAAGACTGGACGCTGCTTGCCCGCGTCGACAACCTGGCGGACAAGAACTACCAGCTCGCCAACACGTTCACCACTGCGGGGCGCACCTTCTACGCGAGTCTGCGGTGGGCGCCTCAGTGA
- a CDS encoding cobyrinate a,c-diamide synthase, which produces MSEPARCAAILVAAPASGQGKTTVACALARWHTRQGRRVRVFKCGPDFLDPHWLALASGAPVHQLDLWMTGEADCRQRLHQAAQQADLLIVEGVMGLFDGAPSAADLAQRFDLPVLAVVDASAMAGTFGALALGLQHYRAGLRWAGVLANRVAGERHADMLRASLREPAHWLGALMRNPALALPERHLGLTVASEVDDAMARLDAAADALAGTTLTQMSGADLQRWAVSFEPAASAAAPATGAQPLLGTTVAVARDAAFCFIYAANLECLQALGAKVVFFSPLADAALPDCDAVWLPGGYPELHAEQLARNQGLRDGLAAHVAQHKPVWAECGGMMVLFDQLVTKDGETHAQWGLLPGRITMQQRLAALGPQQLVIDGQLLRGHTFHYSTCATPLAVRTRTARPGCEAAPVAGEALYEAGSLRASYFHAWFASNPQAVAALFARRTGTGGTVS; this is translated from the coding sequence ATGTCTGAGCCGGCGCGCTGTGCCGCCATCCTGGTCGCGGCACCGGCGTCCGGCCAGGGCAAGACCACGGTGGCCTGCGCGCTGGCGCGCTGGCACACGCGCCAGGGCCGGCGCGTGCGGGTGTTCAAGTGCGGGCCGGATTTTCTGGACCCGCACTGGCTGGCACTGGCCAGCGGCGCGCCGGTGCATCAACTCGACCTGTGGATGACCGGCGAGGCCGATTGCCGCCAACGCCTGCACCAGGCAGCGCAGCAGGCCGACCTCCTCATCGTCGAAGGCGTGATGGGCCTGTTCGACGGCGCGCCGAGCGCGGCCGATCTGGCGCAGCGGTTTGATCTGCCGGTGCTGGCGGTGGTTGACGCCTCCGCTATGGCGGGGACCTTTGGCGCGTTGGCGCTCGGTTTGCAGCATTACCGGGCTGGCTTGCGCTGGGCCGGTGTGTTGGCCAATAGGGTCGCCGGCGAGCGCCACGCCGACATGCTGCGGGCCAGCTTGCGCGAGCCAGCGCACTGGCTCGGGGCCTTGATGCGCAACCCGGCGCTCGCATTGCCGGAGCGGCACCTGGGACTGACAGTGGCCAGCGAGGTCGATGACGCCATGGCGCGGCTCGATGCAGCCGCCGACGCGCTGGCGGGCACGACGCTCACGCAGATGTCCGGCGCTGATTTGCAGCGCTGGGCCGTGTCGTTTGAGCCGGCCGCGAGTGCTGCCGCGCCAGCCACGGGCGCGCAGCCGTTGCTGGGCACCACGGTGGCGGTGGCGCGCGATGCGGCCTTCTGCTTTATCTACGCCGCCAACCTGGAGTGTCTGCAGGCGCTCGGCGCCAAGGTGGTGTTTTTCTCGCCGCTGGCGGACGCCGCACTGCCCGATTGCGACGCGGTGTGGCTGCCCGGCGGCTACCCGGAGCTGCATGCCGAGCAATTGGCGCGCAACCAGGGTCTACGCGATGGACTGGCCGCGCACGTGGCGCAGCACAAGCCCGTCTGGGCCGAGTGTGGTGGCATGATGGTGCTGTTCGATCAACTCGTGACAAAGGACGGCGAGACCCATGCCCAGTGGGGCCTGCTACCCGGCCGCATCACCATGCAACAACGTCTGGCCGCCCTCGGGCCGCAGCAGCTTGTGATTGACGGGCAGCTGCTGCGCGGCCACACCTTCCATTACTCGACCTGCGCCACGCCGCTGGCGGTCCGCACCCGCACTGCGCGGCCGGGCTGCGAGGCGGCGCCCGTCGCGGGCGAGGCCTTGTACGAAGCTGGCAGCCTCCGCGCCAGCTACTTCCATGCGTGGTTTGCGTCCAATCCACAGGCGGTGGCGGCCCTGTTCGCGCGCCGGACCGGTACTGGGGGAACTGTCTCATGA